The genome window CTGCGCCGCCAGTAACTAGTATTTTCATTTGTTAGAGGTTTCTGAAAAAATTCTATCGTTGAGTTGGGCCTGTTCATGACCGCCGAATCAATCAACTCCCAGACCGAAAATGTACTGACTAGCGAAAATCTTTTTTGTAAAATTTTGTTACAAAACTAGGATGACTCTTGCTATTTGATGGCAAAAGTATAAAATTCAGGAGGCTTCTGAAAATTGTTTTTATCTTAGGGCTGGGTCGTCCCTGCATACGATCCTTGTGAAGTTGTAACGCCGAACCGATTCCCGTGAACGCGCATGATAAATAATAGTGAAATTAAGGCGTTGATTTCGTTATTGGACGACGAAGATCAGGAGATAACCGAACACGTTGAACAGCGTATTCGCCAGCTGGGTGGCCAGATGATTCCTTACCTCGAAAGTGAGTGGGAAGGGAGTTTTAATCCGGTTGTTCAGAAAAAAATAGAAGAGCTAATTCATGATTTGCAATACCAATCCGTTCTTGAACGAATCCGCGTCTGGAAAGAAGGCGGCAGCATCGATTTGCTGGAAGGACTCTGGATTATTGCTACCTATCAGTACCCGGATTTGTCCCTTGACAAACTCCGCCGCGATATTGAACAGCTTTACTACGAGGTCTGGCTGGAAGCCCGTTCAGACATGCATCCGGTTGATCAGATTAAAACGCTCAACCATGTTTTTTTCAATAAACTGAAGTTTGCAGCGAATACAAAGCACTTCCACTCTCCCTCTAATTCAATGATTAACATTGTGTTAGATACGCGGCGAGGAAATCCGATTTCGCTTTGTACCATCTACATGCTGATTGCCCAGAAACTGGGGATGCCGGTTTATGGAGTAAATCTGCCCAGCTTGTTTGTGTTGACCTATAAACAAGGGACGACGCAGTTTTACATCAATGTTTTTAACCGGGGTTTGGTTTTTTCCAAGTCTGACATTGATCATTACATTGGCCAGTTAAACCTCAAACCAACCGATACGTTCTACCAGCCCTGCCCGAATGTGGACATCATCCGGCGGGTGCTCCGAAACCTGATGCTCGCTTTTGAAAAAACGGGCGATACGGATCGGATGAAGGAAGTAGAAAAGATCATGGAGTCAATTCAGGATGAAGATGCGCAGCCACCTTTGTCCGATTATACCAACAAGTAAACTTTTTTCCTGAGTTCTGTCTGTTGAGGATAGGGCTCAGGCTTTTTTTTTATTCTCACAAAGCCACGGCAACCAAACCGGGTCCGGCTAAATAACACCGAATGGTTAATTTGGCGACATAGTCCGGCAAACGCACATGGCCAACCAACCACTCGGCTCCGTCTTCAAATGGCTCAACGTGGAGGTGCTCCCGGAAAGTAAGTTGCCGCTTACCATACAGTTTATACAGCGCTTCTTTTGCGCACCAATAGACGGCCAGGCGGGACAGATTTCCACCGGCATCCGCAATTTCATCATCTGACAGCACTCTTGGCACAACGCGGCCAAACTGGCTTCGGAAAGGCTCAATATCAATCCCTACCGCTCGCTCCGGGTGCCATACTGCCGCCGCCCAGCCCAACGTATGCGAAATCGAAACGTGCGCCTCTTGCCCGATCAGAAATGGTTTTCCGTGTTCATCTTTAGCCATTCCAGCATAGATCATTCCCTGGCTTTCCACGAGTTCACAAACAGCAGCCCGACAGGCCAGCCATTCGGTACGCTGGGCCGGATGCCGGATTGAATCCAGTTCGGCAAGCTCAACGGCAGTCAAGGGCAATGAGGCCCGCAACGTAGCCTCCTCTTCCTCAATTTTCCACAAAACAGCTACACAATCATCGTGCAGTAATAGCGTTTGTTGCAGGGGCATTCCTGAATCTGATTAATTTTGTTGTAAAAATAGCAGTCAGTACCGGTCTGCCGCCAACATCTCGCCCATGCTCATAAAAAAAGTTGACACCTTTGCCGGCCACCGCGATTGTGTTTATGCCCTGGCACCTGGTTCTGAGCCGGCCCAATTTTTTTCGGCTGGAGCCGATGGACAGGTGGTGCGCTGGCGCCTGGACAAGCCCGATCTGGGAAGGCTGGTTGCCCGCATTCCTTCCTCGGTGTACGCCATTACTTACGACGAAACGCACGAGCTGTTGTGGGTAGGCCAAAACTACGAAGGCCTTCACCTCATTCAGCCTGACCAGCAACGTGAAACCCACTCGGTTAAACTCACGACAGCCGCCATTTTTGACATTCAGCTAATTGATGATCTGGCGCTGCTTGCCCTGTCAGATGGGGTCGTGATTGTATTGGATACGTCTCCCCTGCCCGAGGCGCCCCCCGTGGTCAGGAAGCACCTGAAAGCCTCAAACAAAAGTGCCCGTTCCATCTCCATCCGACCCGATAAAAACGAATTTGCCGTTGGTTACAGCGACAATGATATCCGCATTTTTGATTTACAGAGTCTAGAACTGAAGCACCTCATTGCGGCGCACACAAACTCAGTTTTTACGGTTTGTTACTCTCCGGATAGTCGTTATTTGTTGTCGGCTGGTCGGGACGCGCATCTGAAAATCTGGGATGTAGCGCAGCATTATAAGCCGCTAGAATCCATTCCGGCGCATCTTTTTGCCATAAATCACATCGCTTATCATCCAGACGGCACTCTATTTGCTACGTGCAGCATGGATAAGTCGGTCAAGGTGTGGGATGCGCAGACGTTCAGGCTCCTTAAGGTGATCGACCGGGCGCGCCACGCTGGACACGGCACCTCGGTCAATAAACTTTGGTGGTCATCGTTTCATCAACAGCTTGTCTCTTGCGGCGACGATAAATTAATTTCGGTCTGGGAGGTTTCCCGGTAAGTAAACTATTTATCTTTTTTTCGCATATTCCAACTGTTATTCTGATTAAAATATTGATATTTTTGACCATCCACTCTTATTTTTCAATAAAACCACTAGTTATGTGGTCATTTCAACCCGAGCTGTTATGAAAATTACGCCCATCGAGATACGCCAGCACTCCTTTGAAAAAGCCATGCGTGGCTACCGAACTGATGAAGTGGAGGCTTTTCTGGCTTCGTTATCACAGGAATGGGAGCGCGTTCTGAGCGAACAGAAAATGCTCAAAATGCAGTTGGAATTAGCCGAAAAAGAACGCAATGAGCTTAAGGAGATTCAGCAGACGCTGTTCAAAATGCTCAAAACGGCGGAAGATACTAGTTCACAAATCACCGAACAGGCGCAACGGGCAGCAGAACAATACCTGAACGAAGCCAAGCAAAAAGCCGATGAGCAACTGGCCGACGCCCGCAAACGCTCTACGCTGATGGTTCAGGATGCTGAAAATCAGGCTCGCTACATCAAAGACAACGTGTTAACCGACCTGAAAACCATGGAGTATGACTTCAAGGCAATGGAACGGTATAAAGAAAGTCTGATTTCCCAAATCCGCACCTTGGCAGCCAATGCCGTTGAAAGCGTGGATCGGTTTGAAAAGAAATTTAACCAGCAATCCTTACAGTCCAAAATTGAGGAATTAAGCGTATCAGGGGAAACACCGGAGATTTCAGACGAGTTGCTTGTTGACCCAACCGCGCCCCGGCTCGATGAGGCAGATCATGAAGCGAAGGACCCATCAGAACTAGTTGTTGACCCAACAGCACCCGACCTAGAAAACGAATCGTTATCGGCAGAGGAAAATAAACTTTCGACGGACATTGGTGATCCGGTGACGGCCCAGGCTGACGAAGCGGGCGAAGCAGGCTTTCCTTTTGTAGAGTCTACGAACGATAACGATACGTTGCCGCAGGATTCGACCGATGATGACGTTCCTGCCGACGAAAAAGAGCCACAGCCAGCTCACGAAGCAACCGCCGAAAAACCGAAAAGTGGCGGATCTTTCTTCGATCAAATTTAAAGCAGAGGCGGGCCAACCCCGCCTTTTTCTTTTCTTTGTCAAAAATTGCGACACAAAGAAAGGTGGGCTAAAGACTCACCCCACTCATGGGAACCATTGCACTGGAAGGACTTGAATTTTTCGCCTATCACGGCTTTTCCGACGAAGAACAGAAGATCGGTAATAAATATTCGGTAGATATTACTGTAGCCACCGACTTTACCGAGGCCGCCCGCCAGGATCGCCTGAGCATGACGGTCAATTACGAAGAATTATACCGCATCACTTTAGCGGTCATGCAGCGCCCTGCGCGCCTACTGGAGCACATTGCTCACTCGATTTGCGAGGAGATTCGAAATCGGTATCCAGCCATCGAATCGGTTGAAGTGAGCGTTTCTAAATTTAATCCGCCCATCGGGGGTGTTTGCCACCGCTCAAAAATTACGCTTCGGGGCTAACATAAACCGGCGGTATTTCTTAATTTTCGGGAAATACCGCCACTTGGTCAGGCTGTTTAAACCGACGCTACCTGGTCTTTCAAGGTATCGAAGGAAATGCCCATATGCGATTCATCATAAACACAGGTACCATTTTGAATCAAAAGTACCTGCGGCGATTGATGATCCACGTCAAACGTATCCGCAATTTTATTGGAAACCGAGCGATAAGTAATCAAATCCAGGTAATACGGTTTGATCCCTGCTGCGTCGTTCCAGCTGCGTTCCAGCCGACTCAGGGCCATTGAACTAATGGAACAGCGCGTGCTGTGTTTAAAAATCAAAACCGGCTGTTGCGCCGATTCCTGCTTGATGGTTTCTAATTGGTCTTCGCTTTGCAGTTTATTCCAGTTCATAGCTCAAATACACACATAACTACAGACTGATAAGCTTTTTCGGCTCTGAAAAGTTTCGACTATCGCGGCGTAAGGTGGTAATTTGTAGCTTTGTGTTCTGATCAGCACTTTCCAACACGTTGTTTTCACTGCTCTATAATACGTCCATCTGGTTATACGGAGCGGCTATCCGCCTGGCGGCCCCTTTTCATACCAAAGCACGACAATCCGCTGAAGGTCAGCGTCATTTACTTGCTTCCATCCAAACGCGCTTAGCGGGCAATACGGCACCGGTTGCCTGGTTTCATGCGGCTTCTCTGGGCGAGTTCGAACAGGGGCGACCGGTCATCGAAGCCTTCCGAGAGCGTTATCCAGGCTATAAAATTCTGCTTACGTTTTTCTCTCCTTCGGGCTATGAAGTTAGAAAAAACTACGCCGGGGCAGACTATATCTTTTACCTGCCACTGGATATGCCTCAGAACGCAAAGCAGTTTGTGGGTCTGGTCAAACCGCGTATTGCTTTTTTCGTTAAATACGAATTTTGGCTCAATTACCTTCAGGAGCTGCACCAGCGCCGTGTGCCGACCATTTCCTTTTCGGCTATTTTTCGGCCTGGTCAGGTATTTTTTAAACTGTATGGGGGCGGTTACCGGAAATTGCTGACCTATTTCGACCACATTCTGGTTCAGAATCAACAGTCGCTGGATTTACTGAAGGGCATTGGCCTTACGAACCTTACCCTGGCGGGCGATACGCGCTTCGACCGGGTAGCGCAAATTGTCGCCAATAAGAAAGAAATACCGGTTGCTCAGCTTTTTAAAGGGAATCAGCCTTTGGTAGTAATTGGTAGCGCCTGGCAGGCCGATCTGGACGTACTGATTCCTTTTTTAAACCGATTTGACCAGCCGCTGAAAGTAATTATTGCGCCGCACGAAATTCATACCGACGAGATAGAACGCTGGCGCGGACAGTTGCGAGGGACTAGCATCCGGTATTCGGAAACCCAGACCTCCGGCTTCGAATCAGCCTCTTTAGCCTCAAGCACCGTACTGATTATTGATAACATTGGCATGCTTTCTTCTTTGTATCAATATGGTGACTATGCGTACGTTGGCGGCGCTTTCGGGAAGGGATTGCACAACATTCTGGAAGCGGCGACTTTCGGAATGCCCCTGTTTTTTGGTCCATCTTACCAGAAATTTCAGGAAGCCATTGATTTAGTGCAGGAAGGCGGTGCCTTTCCGGTAGCAGACACGGCTGAGTTGGAAGCTACTTTTCGGCGGCTTTATCAGGATCAGGCAGCCCATCAGAAGGCAACTGAAATCAGTCGTCAGTATGTGCTGCGGAACATTGGCGCAACCGGAAAGGTTATGGAAGTTATACAGGATTACTCACTCATTGACTGATTTACCCTTGGCTATCGGCTTAGTTATACGATCTACCGGTTCGTGGTATGATGTTCGCAGCGAGAACGGACATACGTACCGCGCCCGCTTAAAAGGAAAATTTAAAATTAAAGGGCTGAAGGTAACCAATCCGATAGCCGTTGGCGACCGGGTGCGGTACGAGCTTGAGGATGAAGCGGAAAACACAGCCATCATCACTGATATTGAGCCACGCGACAATTACATCATTCGGCAATCTGTCCATAAAACGGCGCATGGCCATATTTTGGCGGCTAATCTTGATCAGGCCGTTTTAATTGTAACGTTGACATTTCCCCGTACATCGCTGGGTTTTATCGACCGCTTTCTGGTAACCGCTGAATCGTTCCGCATTCCGACGACGCTAGTTTTCAACAAAACGGATATTTTGAGCGAAGAAGGTGTAGAATACCAACAGGAGATCCAGCAACTCTACGAGCAAATTGGTTACCCGACGCTGGCTACCTCCGCCACCGAAAAAAGAGGAGTTGATGAGTTTCGGGCGTTGCTAGACCAGAAAATCACGCTTCTTTCCGGGCATTCTGGCGTCGGAAAATCGTCACTTGTCAACGCTGTTTCGCCGGACTTACATCTGAAAACCAACGAAGTATCTACTTTTGCCAACAAAGGCGTTCATACCACCACGTTCGCCGAAATGTTTGAACTGGCTCCGAACACCTTTATCATCGATACGCCCGGTATCAAAGAACTGGGACTGGCCGACATAGAAAAAGAAGAAATCAGCCATTATTTTCCAGAAATGCGCGAGCGCCTCAACCAATGTCGCTACCATAACTGCCTGCATATCAACGAACCCGGTTGCGCCATCAAAGATGCGGTCGGTGAAGGAGAAATTGCCGAGAGCCGCTACTGGAGCTACCTGAGCATGGTGGAAGGGGAAGATAACCGGCGATAACTTGCTCTTTTACGTCAGCTTATCTTTCAGGCGATTGATTGGATTTTCCAGTAAATACCAGGATAAGCTGGCCAGAACAACGGTTATACTCAGGCAGTAGGCGAGTTTCAACAAAATCCAGTTATCCAGGGCAGGTATAGCCGCTACCCATTCATTCCAAGGGCTCATTAACACAAAATCATAGTTCATATAAAAGGCGTTGTAAACAAAAGCATGGATGAGGTACAAACCGTAGCTAATCCTTCCTATATATTGGCTAAATGGGTTTTCCAGTAGCCATTTTCCCACTCCTTTATACCCAATAACAGCTCCCCCTATGATAAAAGCCCCCATGACGGAAGCACAAAAACGATCCCACAAAGCCGGATACACTTTGTGAAATGACTCATTGTTCATAGATAAGGCCAACAGACAACTATATAAAGCTACACTGCTGATAATTAACCAGGTATTGCTAAATATTTTCTGAAAAAGCGTGGGCTTATATAAATACCAGTAAGCGAGCAGCGCGCCCAACCCGAAAGAATCCAGACAGGCCGGCGTGGCGACGTAGGATACCATCAACGGGAGTGGCCACCGATAAACCATATACCGAACAGCAAAACTAACCAACATGGTCCCTATTACCAGCCAGGGTACCAGGCGTTTAGGTAAGAAGAAAAGTACGAATGGTACGACCAGATACACTTGCTCCTCCACCGCCAGCGACCAGAAATGATCAATGCTCCCAAGCCAGGTTCTATGAATAATCATGTAAATATTGGTCGCATACAAGGCGCTCCAGACCAAAGTTTCACGAACGGGTGGCACATTCAGGACGGCAAGAAGAATCAGAATCGCGTAGTAGAGCGGAAAAATGCGTAGCGTCCGACGAATATAAAACGTTTTAATGTATCGCTTAAACCCACCCTGCTGACCAGCAAGCTTTTCTTTGCTGGTCAGCAAGATTCGGGTAATAAGAAAGCCACTCAGGACAAAAAATAGTGTTACGCCTAAAGGGCCCAACGGCAATATGTTACGAGCGCCAAGCCAATGTTCTAGCAAAACGAATAAAACGGCCAGACAACGCAGGCCGTCTAACTGGGGAAGGTAATTCGTTTGGTTCACAGCCATCGCCGGCCTAATAGGCTCACTATCTCTTCTGGCTAACGCTATTCCCTTCGGTTTGGAGTATATATTCAACTTTAGGAGGCTATAAATCAATAATTAACAGACAATTTACTGCTAATTTATGCATGCGACCCAAGATTAAGAAATATATATTAATAAACTTAAATATTTATCTATGTTGTCATCGCGGCCAGCAAATCCGCCTGCGTGATGATGTGCACCTGCTCAAGCTCGTCCCGGACCAGCAACGCCTTGTTCTCGCGGTCAATCAGCGAAGAAAGCACATCAACCGTGTTGTCCAGACCCACGAACTTAAACGGCTTATCCATCACCTCACCAACGGGTACGTCTTTGATAGTGGGATCTTCAATGAGCTTATTCAGGATGGTGGCATCGGTCAGACTGCCGACAATGTGTCCATTTTCGTCCGTAACCGGAATCTGCGAAATGCTCTGTTTGTTTAGCGTCCGGATGGCTTCACTGACAGTCGCTGCGGCGGGAACGGTGGTTAGTTGGGAGCGGCCATTTTTTCCCCGGACTATATCACGCGCAGTAGCGAACTCCCGGGATTCGAGGAATCCATGGTCTTTCATCCAGGTATCGTTGTAAATTTTGGCCAGATAACGGGTGCCATGATCGGGCAGCAAAATCACCATCACATCTTCTTCTTTGAGGTTTTCTTTGGCCCATTCCAGTGCGCCGTGCACCGCCGAACCGCACGACCAACCCACAAAAAGCCCTTCCTCCCGCGACAGCCGACGGGCCATAATCGCCGCATCTTTGTCCGTCACTTTTACAAAATGGTCGATTAGACTAAAGTTAACGTTCTGAGGCAGAATATCTTCGCCGATGCCTTCGGTTAAATACGGATACACCTCTCCTTCGTCGAAAATTCCGGTCTCTTTGTATTTTTTGAAGACTGATCCGTACGTATCAATCCCAACGGTCACTACCGAAGACTGTTGCTCTTTCAGGTATTTAGCCGTCCCACAAATGGTTCCTCCCGTGCCAACACCCGCCGCAAAGTGCGTAATTTCGCCTTCGGTATCCCGCCAGATCTCAGGGCCAGTCGTGTCGTAATGCGCCGCCGTATTGGAAAGGTTATCGTACTGATTGGGGTATAGGGAGTTTGGAATTTCCTGATTTAACCGCTTCGCCACAGAGTAGTAAGAACGTGGATCATCGGGCGTTACATTCGTAGGACACACTATTACTTCGGCCCCAACCGCCCGGAGAATGTCCATTTTCTCCTTCGATTGTTTATCGGCCATCGTAAAAATACATTTGTACCCTTTGCCGATAGCCGCCAGCGCCAGACCCATTCCCGTGTTGCCGCTGGTTCCCTCGATGATGGTACCGCCCGGTTTCAGAATGCCCGCTTTTTCGGCGTCTTCAATCATCCGAATCGCGATGCGATCTTTGACCGAATTACCGGGGTTAAAATATTCAACTTTGGCCAGCACCGTTCCTTTAA of Tellurirhabdus bombi contains these proteins:
- the ytxJ gene encoding bacillithiol system redox-active protein YtxJ; protein product: MNWNKLQSEDQLETIKQESAQQPVLIFKHSTRCSISSMALSRLERSWNDAAGIKPYYLDLITYRSVSNKIADTFDVDHQSPQVLLIQNGTCVYDESHMGISFDTLKDQVASV
- a CDS encoding WD40 repeat domain-containing protein, producing MLIKKVDTFAGHRDCVYALAPGSEPAQFFSAGADGQVVRWRLDKPDLGRLVARIPSSVYAITYDETHELLWVGQNYEGLHLIQPDQQRETHSVKLTTAAIFDIQLIDDLALLALSDGVVIVLDTSPLPEAPPVVRKHLKASNKSARSISIRPDKNEFAVGYSDNDIRIFDLQSLELKHLIAAHTNSVFTVCYSPDSRYLLSAGRDAHLKIWDVAQHYKPLESIPAHLFAINHIAYHPDGTLFATCSMDKSVKVWDAQTFRLLKVIDRARHAGHGTSVNKLWWSSFHQQLVSCGDDKLISVWEVSR
- a CDS encoding 3-deoxy-D-manno-octulosonic acid transferase, whose protein sequence is MFSLLYNTSIWLYGAAIRLAAPFHTKARQSAEGQRHLLASIQTRLAGNTAPVAWFHAASLGEFEQGRPVIEAFRERYPGYKILLTFFSPSGYEVRKNYAGADYIFYLPLDMPQNAKQFVGLVKPRIAFFVKYEFWLNYLQELHQRRVPTISFSAIFRPGQVFFKLYGGGYRKLLTYFDHILVQNQQSLDLLKGIGLTNLTLAGDTRFDRVAQIVANKKEIPVAQLFKGNQPLVVIGSAWQADLDVLIPFLNRFDQPLKVIIAPHEIHTDEIERWRGQLRGTSIRYSETQTSGFESASLASSTVLIIDNIGMLSSLYQYGDYAYVGGAFGKGLHNILEAATFGMPLFFGPSYQKFQEAIDLVQEGGAFPVADTAELEATFRRLYQDQAAHQKATEISRQYVLRNIGATGKVMEVIQDYSLID
- the folB gene encoding dihydroneopterin aldolase — translated: MGTIALEGLEFFAYHGFSDEEQKIGNKYSVDITVATDFTEAARQDRLSMTVNYEELYRITLAVMQRPARLLEHIAHSICEEIRNRYPAIESVEVSVSKFNPPIGGVCHRSKITLRG
- a CDS encoding 4'-phosphopantetheinyl transferase family protein, with product MPLQQTLLLHDDCVAVLWKIEEEEATLRASLPLTAVELAELDSIRHPAQRTEWLACRAAVCELVESQGMIYAGMAKDEHGKPFLIGQEAHVSISHTLGWAAAVWHPERAVGIDIEPFRSQFGRVVPRVLSDDEIADAGGNLSRLAVYWCAKEALYKLYGKRQLTFREHLHVEPFEDGAEWLVGHVRLPDYVAKLTIRCYLAGPGLVAVAL
- the rsgA gene encoding ribosome small subunit-dependent GTPase A codes for the protein MAIGLVIRSTGSWYDVRSENGHTYRARLKGKFKIKGLKVTNPIAVGDRVRYELEDEAENTAIITDIEPRDNYIIRQSVHKTAHGHILAANLDQAVLIVTLTFPRTSLGFIDRFLVTAESFRIPTTLVFNKTDILSEEGVEYQQEIQQLYEQIGYPTLATSATEKRGVDEFRALLDQKITLLSGHSGVGKSSLVNAVSPDLHLKTNEVSTFANKGVHTTTFAEMFELAPNTFIIDTPGIKELGLADIEKEEISHYFPEMRERLNQCRYHNCLHINEPGCAIKDAVGEGEIAESRYWSYLSMVEGEDNRR
- a CDS encoding transglutaminase-like domain-containing protein, with protein sequence MNNSEIKALISLLDDEDQEITEHVEQRIRQLGGQMIPYLESEWEGSFNPVVQKKIEELIHDLQYQSVLERIRVWKEGGSIDLLEGLWIIATYQYPDLSLDKLRRDIEQLYYEVWLEARSDMHPVDQIKTLNHVFFNKLKFAANTKHFHSPSNSMINIVLDTRRGNPISLCTIYMLIAQKLGMPVYGVNLPSLFVLTYKQGTTQFYINVFNRGLVFSKSDIDHYIGQLNLKPTDTFYQPCPNVDIIRRVLRNLMLAFEKTGDTDRMKEVEKIMESIQDEDAQPPLSDYTNK
- a CDS encoding DivIVA domain-containing protein; translated protein: MKITPIEIRQHSFEKAMRGYRTDEVEAFLASLSQEWERVLSEQKMLKMQLELAEKERNELKEIQQTLFKMLKTAEDTSSQITEQAQRAAEQYLNEAKQKADEQLADARKRSTLMVQDAENQARYIKDNVLTDLKTMEYDFKAMERYKESLISQIRTLAANAVESVDRFEKKFNQQSLQSKIEELSVSGETPEISDELLVDPTAPRLDEADHEAKDPSELVVDPTAPDLENESLSAEENKLSTDIGDPVTAQADEAGEAGFPFVESTNDNDTLPQDSTDDDVPADEKEPQPAHEATAEKPKSGGSFFDQI
- a CDS encoding acyltransferase family protein, giving the protein MAVNQTNYLPQLDGLRCLAVLFVLLEHWLGARNILPLGPLGVTLFFVLSGFLITRILLTSKEKLAGQQGGFKRYIKTFYIRRTLRIFPLYYAILILLAVLNVPPVRETLVWSALYATNIYMIIHRTWLGSIDHFWSLAVEEQVYLVVPFVLFFLPKRLVPWLVIGTMLVSFAVRYMVYRWPLPLMVSYVATPACLDSFGLGALLAYWYLYKPTLFQKIFSNTWLIISSVALYSCLLALSMNNESFHKVYPALWDRFCASVMGAFIIGGAVIGYKGVGKWLLENPFSQYIGRISYGLYLIHAFVYNAFYMNYDFVLMSPWNEWVAAIPALDNWILLKLAYCLSITVVLASLSWYLLENPINRLKDKLT
- a CDS encoding cystathionine beta-synthase; this encodes MKYYNSIIDTIGNTPLVKLNKVTKGIKGTVLAKVEYFNPGNSVKDRIAIRMIEDAEKAGILKPGGTIIEGTSGNTGMGLALAAIGKGYKCIFTMADKQSKEKMDILRAVGAEVIVCPTNVTPDDPRSYYSVAKRLNQEIPNSLYPNQYDNLSNTAAHYDTTGPEIWRDTEGEITHFAAGVGTGGTICGTAKYLKEQQSSVVTVGIDTYGSVFKKYKETGIFDEGEVYPYLTEGIGEDILPQNVNFSLIDHFVKVTDKDAAIMARRLSREEGLFVGWSCGSAVHGALEWAKENLKEEDVMVILLPDHGTRYLAKIYNDTWMKDHGFLESREFATARDIVRGKNGRSQLTTVPAAATVSEAIRTLNKQSISQIPVTDENGHIVGSLTDATILNKLIEDPTIKDVPVGEVMDKPFKFVGLDNTVDVLSSLIDRENKALLVRDELEQVHIITQADLLAAMTT